In the Helianthus annuus cultivar XRQ/B chromosome 11, HanXRQr2.0-SUNRISE, whole genome shotgun sequence genome, one interval contains:
- the LOC110936299 gene encoding FK506-binding protein 5, with the protein MEIPLKHDKKNNIKSFPAAINVGSGGLGIVSVVLLGGALVTATIVSAFAFRSRSQRRSSSDHTNKNMSQSTDTQSVGAPKKLELVMKTDTEFSMSEEVTSMKEIQTENSQSLTQDKKHDEQVHSGDINEDITDSVVAENQENTSVRVDSAFESEEQVVMAVQIEKDSCLERCDDGSEEKKHLMPTDNENDEHVDANSLVSDEGVVSIEEYEAVDVPLKDSVAEASKNNDEIEDDEDHQEVEDKLHDEITMENCEGDLSDETDQIAHEVVTEEETIDAARLVENEVQNRPRVQLLDGQDEVVLENCEGDLSNKKGPADQKQVMADHEVAPDAQEMQVNQNCETFVVACVMNRLKEAVDDQTAAKEDAPPSQLISKEEKGKETAQRVEELVTVDGESANVEMITEHELVKEDEIPHVESVKEDEGSEEDVMVKAELSSGVSSSSMQEEPTPEAKISNHKIEETFVQAKVEMTIDQELVKKDEIPHVESVKEDEDNEELVTIKAELSSGVSSPFVREEPTPETKISDYMIEENMDENQTILDKNHNNSEEDAIEKVELSSGVSSPSVQEELTPEAKLTNHKMEENMEENQTILGNKHDDSEEDVTEKADLSSGVGSSTMQEPTPETKIGNHKIEENTDENQTFLGKKHNDSNVNGVIKDQAFASEPWNLKLMVWSALVLVWCLFHWYSELPFLELSLVGSLLFILILLAYHNRATRLVKYE; encoded by the exons ATGGAGATTCCTCTTAAACATGACAAGAAGAACAACATCAAATCATTTCCGGCGGCTATAAATGTCGGCTCCGGTGGCCTTGGAATAGTAAGTGTTGTGTTGTTAGGTGGAGCTTTGGTCACTGCAACCATTGTGTCAGCTTTTGCATTCAGGTCAAGAAGTCAACGGAGATCATCATCGGATCATACGAACAAGAATATGTCTCAGTCAACGGACACACAGTCTGTTGGTGCTCCAAAGAAGTTGGAATTAGTTATGAAGACTGATACAGAGTTTTCTATGAG TGAAGAGGTAACTAGCATGAAGGAGATCCAGACTGAAAATAGTCAAAGTTTGACTCAG GACAAAAAGCATGATGAACAAGTACATTCTGGAGATATTAATGAAGACATAACCGATTCAGTAGTAGCCGAAAATCAAGAAAACACATCGGTTCGAGTTGATTCTGCTTTTGAAAGTGAAGAACAAGTGGTTATGGCAGTTCAGATTGAAAAAGATTCATGTTTAGAGAGATGTGATGATGGTAGTGAAGAGAAGAAACACTTGATGCCGACTGATAACGAAAACGATGAACATGTTGATGCAAATTCATTAGTTTCTGATGAAGGTGTCGTGTCGATAGAAGAATATGAAGCAGTTGATGTACCTCTTAAAGATAGTGTTGCAGAAGCATCAAAAAATAATGATGAAATTGAAGACGATGAAGATCATCAAGAAGTAGAAGACAAGCTTCATGATGAAATTACTATGGAGAATTGTGAAGGGGACTTGAGTGATGAAACAGATCAGATTGCCCATGAAGTAGTAACAGAAGAAGAAACGATTGATGCAGCGCGTTTGGTTGAGAATGAAGTACAAAACCGCCCACGAGTGCAGTTACTTGATGGCCAAGATGAGGTCGTTTTGGAGAATTGTGAGGGAGACCTGAGTAACAAAAAAGGTCCTGCAGATCAGAAACAAGTGATGGCTGATCATGAAGTTGCACCAGATGCCCAAGAAATGCAAGTGAATCAAAATTGTGAAACATTTGTGGTTGCATGTGTCATGAACCGACTCAAGGAGGCGGTTGATGATCAAACAGCGGCTAAGGAAGATGCCCCACCAAGCCAGTTGATTAGTAAAGAAGAGAAAGGCAAAGAAACAGCGCAAAGAGTCGAAGAACTGGTGACTGTAGACGGTGAATCAGCCAACGTAGAGATGATTACAGAACATGAATTGGTCAAGGAAGATGAAATCCCACATGTTGAATCTGTTAAAGAAGATGAAGGTAGTGAGGAAGATGTCATGGTAAAAGCTGAGCTAAGTTCTGGTGTCAGTTCCTCCTCTATGCAGGAGGAACCGACACCAGAAGCAAAGATCAGTAACCACAAGATCGAAGAAACATTTGTGCAAGCCAAAGTAGAGATGACTATAGACCAAGAATTGGTCAAGAAAGATGAAATCCCACATGTTGAATCTGTTAAAGAAGATGAAGACAATGAGGAACTTGTTACAATAAAAGCTGAGCTAAGTTCTGGTGTCAGTTCCCCCTTTGTGCGGGAGGAACCGACACCAGAAACAAAGATCAGTGACTACATGATTGAAGAAAACATGGATGAAAACCAAACAATTTTGGACAAAAATCATAATAATAGTGAAGAAGATGCCATAGAAAAAGTTGAGCTAAGTTCGGGTGTCAGTTCCCCCTCTGTGCAAGAGGAACTGACGCCAGAAGCAAAGCTCACTAACCACAAGATGGAAGAAAACATGGAGGAAAACCAGACAATTTTGGGCAACAAGCATGATGACAGTGAGGAGGATGTTACAGAAAAAGCTGACCTAAGTTCTGGTGTCGGTTCCTCCACTATGCAGGAACCGACACCAGAAACAAAGATTGGTAACCACAAGATTGAAGAAAACACGGATGAAAACCAGACATTTTTAGGCAAAAAGCATAATGACAGCAACGTTAACGGAGTAATAAAAGATCAGGCATTCGCAAGTGAGCCATGGAATCTTAAACTGATGGTATGGTCTGCATTGGTATTAGTATGGTGCCTTTTCCATTGGTATTCTGAGCTGCCTTTCCTGGAACTTAGTCTTGTTGGTAGTTTGTTGTTCATTTTGATCTTATTAGCCTACCACAATCGCGCAACACGCTTGGTTAAATATGAGTAG